A window from Thermoproteota archaeon encodes these proteins:
- a CDS encoding nucleolar RNA-binding Nop10p family protein produces MKRCPRCWRYTFKSRCPLCGTETADPHPKIPKFLHIL; encoded by the coding sequence ATGAAGAGGTGCCCTCGTTGCTGGAGATACACTTTCAAAAGCAGATGCCCCCTCTGCGGTACAGAGACTGCTGATCCTCACCCAAAAATTCCAAAATTTTTACATATCTTATAA
- a CDS encoding S1 RNA-binding domain-containing protein: protein MSYKAFPRRNELVVGTVKRVEDHGVIVELDEYEGLEAYIPRSHVASGRIKDIRDFVKEGDKIVGRVIRANRKLGQVDLSLRYVSEEQKKRKLEEWKERVRVISLLKIAAQRAGFQDPEAVAKESWGKLADYYKNPMEALEDVLYEGLDPLLKAGLNQKLSEKLEEIVKVQIRPPIYVKNIVVRLVSFAYDGVERIRKSLMRGLSTPKTEGVEVDIYTAGAPRYVISVKSQDPKLVRRMSTLILKSISKDLGDTEIFEVVEEKEYRRRLS, encoded by the coding sequence GTGAGCTACAAGGCCTTTCCGAGGAGGAACGAACTTGTTGTCGGCACAGTAAAGAGAGTCGAGGACCATGGGGTCATAGTCGAACTGGATGAATATGAGGGGCTCGAAGCATACATCCCCCGAAGTCATGTGGCCTCGGGGAGGATAAAAGATATCAGGGATTTCGTCAAGGAAGGAGATAAAATAGTAGGCAGAGTTATAAGAGCGAATAGAAAGTTAGGTCAAGTAGATCTCTCTCTTAGATACGTCAGTGAGGAGCAGAAGAAGAGAAAATTAGAAGAATGGAAAGAAAGGGTGAGAGTAATCTCTCTCCTGAAGATAGCTGCTCAGAGAGCGGGATTCCAAGATCCTGAAGCCGTTGCCAAGGAATCTTGGGGAAAATTAGCTGATTACTACAAGAACCCTATGGAGGCTTTAGAGGATGTTCTATACGAGGGACTAGACCCATTACTTAAAGCTGGCTTAAATCAAAAACTCTCGGAGAAACTGGAAGAGATAGTAAAGGTTCAGATTAGGCCACCGATATACGTAAAGAACATTGTGGTCAGGCTCGTCTCATTTGCTTACGATGGAGTCGAGAGAATACGTAAGTCATTAATGAGAGGGTTATCTACGCCTAAAACTGAGGGGGTTGAAGTCGATATATACACGGCTGGGGCTCCTAGATATGTGATTTCAGTCAAATCCCAAGATCCCAAGCTCGTTAGGAGGATGTCTACTCTCATCCTGAAATCGATCTCTAAGGATCTTGGAGATACGGAAATATTTGAGGTGGTGGAGGAGAAGGAGTACAGAAGGAGGTTATCCTGA
- a CDS encoding 30S ribosomal protein S27e, protein MGRMELIPLPKSYFVRVRCPKCGNEQIIFSHASREVTCHVCDEVLARPRGGKAEILATVIEYLGRVRE, encoded by the coding sequence ATGGGTAGGATGGAACTGATACCCCTCCCCAAGAGTTACTTCGTCAGGGTTAGGTGCCCTAAGTGCGGTAACGAGCAGATAATCTTCTCCCACGCCTCCAGAGAGGTCACGTGCCACGTGTGCGACGAGGTACTGGCCAGACCTAGGGGCGGCAAGGCCGAGATCCTAGCGACGGTCATTGAATATCTGGGTAGAGTGAGAGAGTGA
- a CDS encoding 50S ribosomal protein L44e, which produces MKVPAEINTYCPRCGKHTKHKVSLYKQGKARTMSWGQRQLERKRRGYGGEPRGKLRRKAKTTKKVLLILTCEECGRKVMRNLGRLARVEIKR; this is translated from the coding sequence ATGAAGGTTCCTGCAGAGATCAACACGTACTGCCCCAGATGCGGCAAGCATACCAAGCACAAGGTCTCCCTGTACAAGCAGGGCAAGGCACGGACGATGTCGTGGGGTCAGAGACAGCTTGAGAGAAAGAGGAGGGGTTACGGAGGAGAGCCCAGAGGCAAGCTGAGGAGGAAGGCTAAAACTACCAAGAAAGTGCTTCTCATACTCACATGCGAGGAGTGCGGCAGGAAGGTGATGAGGAACCTAGGGAGGCTAGCTAGGGTGGAGATAAAGAGGTAG